In one Dermacentor albipictus isolate Rhodes 1998 colony chromosome 4, USDA_Dalb.pri_finalv2, whole genome shotgun sequence genomic region, the following are encoded:
- the LOC135915432 gene encoding uncharacterized protein: MMKQFPWTAAATKALILFFRDHENLYNPEHKMYKNRMIRDKHLGTISAIIGCTPEEAKARFRNLRTYFFRENQKVNASKSSAAGAASGETYCSQWEFFEDLTFLRSCHHPRSHAATGPNNLPQGVDETDPIMVTDEASNEADAVAEAGDGSGEPGVPPEDDDAYDGESSHAAEVLAVLSQEPPLKKWRRQFEVADHFRREDREPPQSAPCRQASTSDGPKDENYFFAMMIAQELRHLEPIRRDMLKLRLLETVLQAKHNVMFERSASAALNPHG; this comes from the exons AAACAGTTTCCTTGGACCGCAGCCGCGACGAAAGCGCTGATCCTGTTTTTTCGTGACCATGAGAACTTGTACAATCCGGAACACAAAATGTACAAGAACCGAATGATTCGTGACAAGCATTTGGGAACCATTTCTGCAATAATTGGTTGCACGC ccgAGGAAGCGAAAGCGCGGTTTCGAAACCTGAGGACGTACTTCTTCCGCGAAAACCAGAAAGTGAACGCTTCGAAATCTTCTGCAGCCGGTGCCGCTAGCGGCGAGACTTACTGCTCCCAGTGGGAGTTTTTCGAAGACCTGACGTTCCTGCGCAGTTGCCACCACCCTCGCAGTCACGCTGCCACTGGGCCGAACAACCTTCCCCAAGGGGTCGACGAAACTGATCCCATAATGGTAACGGACGAAGCCAGTAACGAGGCTGACGCCGTCGCTGAAGCTGGCGACGGCAGTGGAGAACCCGGAGTTCcgccggaagacgacgacgcGTATGACGGCGAGAGTAGTCACGCTGCCGAAGTTTTAGCCGTTCTGTCGCAGGAGCCGCCCCTGAAGAAGTGGAGGAGGCAGTTTGAGGTGGCGGACCACTTCAGAAGAGAGGACCGGGAACCTCCTCAATCGGCGCCCTGTCGGCAGGCCTCGACGAGCGACGGCCCCAAGGACGAAAATTACTTCTTCGCCATGATGATTGCTCAAGAGCTTCGTCACCTGGAGCCGATAAGGAGGGACATGCTGAAACTCAGGTTGCTGGAAACGGTGTTGCAGGCCAAGCATAACGTCATGTTCGAGCGGTCAGCTTCTGCGGCCTTAAACCCGCATGGTTGA
- the LOC139059377 gene encoding trypsin-1-like: MCPGRRTAATSSLTAAVAAAAALAALLLGAVQAGGHEGFLRQGNSAWHTTGGPFDNPWTSPHPVTAAETRAKALDVQTLTNIINVARYILSFPQKCFYRGNAYSCGLGISCWIQGKRPVDLCNGGVIWSCCIPRNAEPSKAGMVKDALCGKTYLRNSKVVGGENAKFGQQPWQAAVVKRSFLSQKISCGGALVHERWVLTAAHCVDRTPASNLRVRLGEHSIRDTAERYPHEEYTVRRKVVNEAFDRRNFKNDIALLELSHPVVFREHIIPICLPTKGENFTGGFATVSGWGRLKYGQSYIPNVLQKVSVEVLENEKCRTWFKDKGRKEQIYDTMLCAGYKDGGRDSCQGDSGGPLTFKKDDRYYLIGLVSWGVQCALPSLPGVYTRVSEYVDWVSIYVN; the protein is encoded by the exons ATGTGCCCGGGGCGCCGGACGGCCGCGACGTCATCGTTGACGGCGGctgtggcagcggcggcggcgttggCGGCGCTGTTACTGGGCGCCGTGCAAGCGGGCGGCCACGAGGGCTTCTTGCGCCAAGGTAACAGCGCCTGGCACACGACCGGTGGTCCGTTCGACAATCCCTGGACCTCCCCCCACCCCGTGACGGCGGCAGAGACCCGCGCCAAGGCGCTCGATGTCCAAACGCTTACCAATATCATCAACGTGGCGCGATATATTTTGT CGTTCCCGCAGAAGTGTTTCTACCGCGGCAACGCCTACTCGTGCGGCCTAGGCATCAGCTGCTGGATCCAGGGCAAAAGGCCCGTCGACTTGTGCAACGGAGGCGTCATCTGGAGTTGTTGCATCCCAAGGAACGCCGAGCCGTCTAAGGCCGGCATGGTCAAAGACGCTC TGTGCGGCAAAACCTATCTGCGCAATTCCAAAGTGGTGGGTGGCGAAAACGCTAAGTTTGGTCAGCAGCCATGGCAG GCGGCCGTCGTGAAGAGGAGCTTCCTGTCGCAAAAGATCTCCTGTGGAGGGGCTTTGGTGCACGAGCGTTGGGTGCTCACAGCAGCTCACTGCGTCGACAG AACGCCTGCGTCGAACCTGCGCGTCCGGCTGGGCGAGCACAGCATCCGGGACACGGCGGAGCGCTACCCGCACGAGGAGTACACGGTCCGGCGAAAGGTCGTCAACGAGGCCTTCGACCGGCGGAACTTCAAGAATGACATAGCGTTGCTGGAGCTGTCGCACCCCGTGGTCTTCCGCGAGCACATCATCCCCATCTGCCTTCCCACGAAGGGCGAAAACTTCACGGGCGGATTCGCCACCGTCTCCGGCTGGGGAAGGCTCAAGTACG GGCAGTCCTACATACCGAACGTCCTGCAAAAAGTGAGCGTGGAGGTGCTAGAGAACGAAAAGTGCCGGACGTGGTTCAAGGACAAGGGACGCAAGGAGCAGATCTACGACACCATGCTGTGCGCAGGCTACAAGGATGGCGGCCGAGATTCGTGCCAG GGTGACTCAGGCGGCCCGCTGACGTTCAAGAAGGATGACCGCTACTACCTCATCGGTCTCGTCTCGTGGGGAGTCCAGTGCGCGCTACCTTCTCTACCCGGAGTCTACACGCGGGTCTCAGAGTACGTCGACTGGGTCAGCATCTACGTCAACTGA